A stretch of Pseudomonas sp. LRP2-20 DNA encodes these proteins:
- a CDS encoding bacteriocin immunity protein, producing the protein MKEKISDYTEQEFFKLVYGIYHGDPVLYPTDRKHTDGIIKFELLSEHPLGSDLIFYPSKVGITDSPQSVVDEVKKWRAEQGLPGFKEA; encoded by the coding sequence ATGAAAGAAAAAATATCGGATTATACGGAGCAAGAGTTCTTTAAACTTGTTTACGGGATATATCATGGTGATCCGGTGCTTTATCCCACAGATCGTAAACATACTGACGGTATTATTAAATTTGAGCTGCTATCAGAGCACCCGTTGGGTTCTGATCTGATTTTCTACCCTTCAAAGGTGGGTATTACCGATTCTCCTCAAAGCGTAGTGGATGAAGTAAAGAAATGGCGAGCCGAGCAAGGCTTGCCGGGCTTCAAGGAAGCTTGA
- a CDS encoding sigma-54-dependent transcriptional regulator has product MRIHVSFIDRVGITQEVLALLGARNLNLDAVEMVPPNVYIDAPTLSPAVLEELHDALFEVRGVQSVDVVDILPGQRRHLQLDALLAAMSDPVLAVDSAGKVLLANPALIALCGRESAGRTVGELFNDPDLLQALLDNNFHLPMREMQLNGQSLLLDASPITNAGGLLTLYAPNRMGERLSALHHDHAEGFDALLGESPAIRTLKARALRVAALDAPLLVHGETGTGKELVARACHAISSRHTAPFLALNCAALPESLAESELFGYAPGAFTGAQRGGKPGLMELANQGTVFLDEIGEMSPYLQAKLLRFLSDGSFRRVGGDREVKVDVRIISATHRDLERMVAEGTFREDLFYRLNVLNLQVPPLRDRGQDILMLAHYFMQQACTQIQRPPCRLTPATHSALLANPWPGNVRQLQNVIFRAAAICESNLVDIGDLDIAGTSVARGQDGDVASLEQAVGDFERELLQRLYASYPSTRQLAGRLQTSHTAIAQRLRKYGIPGKS; this is encoded by the coding sequence ATGCGCATCCACGTCAGCTTCATCGACCGCGTCGGCATCACCCAGGAAGTCCTCGCCCTGCTCGGTGCCCGCAACCTCAACCTGGACGCCGTGGAAATGGTCCCGCCGAACGTTTACATCGACGCCCCGACCCTCAGCCCGGCGGTGCTCGAAGAACTCCATGACGCCCTGTTCGAAGTCCGCGGCGTGCAGTCGGTGGACGTGGTCGACATCCTCCCCGGCCAGCGCCGCCACCTGCAGCTCGACGCCCTGCTCGCGGCCATGAGCGACCCGGTGCTGGCGGTCGACAGCGCCGGCAAGGTGCTACTGGCCAACCCCGCGCTGATCGCCTTGTGCGGCCGCGAATCCGCCGGGCGCACGGTGGGCGAACTGTTCAACGACCCCGACCTGCTGCAGGCCTTGCTGGACAACAATTTCCACCTGCCGATGCGCGAGATGCAGCTCAACGGCCAGAGTCTGCTGCTGGACGCCTCGCCCATCACCAACGCTGGCGGCCTGCTGACGCTGTATGCGCCGAACCGCATGGGCGAGCGCCTGTCGGCCTTGCACCACGACCACGCTGAAGGCTTCGACGCGTTGCTTGGCGAATCACCGGCGATCCGCACCCTCAAGGCCCGCGCCCTGCGCGTGGCGGCCCTCGATGCGCCGCTGCTGGTGCACGGCGAAACCGGCACCGGCAAGGAACTGGTAGCCCGCGCCTGCCATGCCATCAGCAGCCGCCACACCGCGCCGTTCCTCGCCCTCAACTGCGCCGCACTGCCTGAAAGCCTAGCCGAGAGCGAGCTGTTCGGCTATGCACCCGGTGCCTTCACCGGCGCCCAACGTGGCGGCAAGCCCGGGCTGATGGAGCTGGCCAACCAGGGCACGGTGTTTCTTGACGAGATCGGCGAAATGTCGCCGTACCTGCAGGCCAAGCTGCTGCGTTTTCTCAGCGACGGCAGCTTCCGTCGCGTGGGCGGCGACCGCGAGGTGAAGGTGGACGTGCGCATCATCAGCGCCACCCACCGCGACCTGGAACGCATGGTCGCCGAAGGCACTTTCCGTGAAGACCTGTTCTACCGGCTGAATGTGCTCAACCTGCAGGTGCCGCCGCTGCGTGATCGTGGCCAGGACATCCTGATGCTGGCGCACTACTTCATGCAGCAGGCCTGCACGCAGATCCAGCGGCCACCCTGTCGCCTCACGCCGGCCACCCATTCGGCACTGCTGGCCAACCCCTGGCCTGGCAACGTACGGCAGTTACAGAACGTGATCTTCCGAGCGGCGGCGATTTGCGAGAGCAACCTGGTGGATATCGGTGATCTGGATATCGCCGGGACATCGGTGGCGCGTGGCCAGGACGGCGACGTGGCGAGCCTGGAACAGGCGGTCGGGGATTTCGAGCGAGAACTGCTGCAACGGTTGTATGCCAGTTACCCTTCGACCCGGCAGCTGGCGGGGCGACTGCAGACATCACATACGGCAATTGCCCAGCGTTTGCGCAAGTACGGAATACCCGGCAAAAGCTAG
- the arcC gene encoding carbamate kinase, with product MRIVVALGGNALLRRGEPMTADNQRANIRTATEQIAKIHPGNELVIAHGNGPQVGLLALQGLSYKPDEAYPLDVLGAETEGMIGYMIEQELGNLLAFEVPFATLLTQVEVDANDPAFKDPSKFIGPVYSKDEAERLAKEKGWVVKADGDKYRRVVASPKPKRIFEIRPIKWLLEKSSIVICAGGGGIPTMYDENRKLKGIEAVIDKDLCSALLAEQLEADLLIIATDVDAAYIDWGKPTQKAIAQAHPDELERLGFAAGSMGPKVQAACDFARHTGKVAVISSLENIEGIVKGVAGTRVSTEKPGISYR from the coding sequence ATGCGTATCGTTGTTGCATTGGGCGGCAACGCCCTGCTGCGCCGCGGCGAGCCCATGACCGCTGACAACCAGCGCGCCAATATCCGCACGGCCACCGAACAGATCGCCAAGATTCACCCCGGCAACGAACTGGTCATCGCCCACGGCAACGGCCCGCAAGTTGGCCTGCTGGCGCTGCAAGGGCTGTCGTACAAGCCCGACGAGGCCTACCCGCTGGACGTGCTTGGTGCCGAAACCGAAGGCATGATCGGCTACATGATCGAACAGGAGCTGGGCAACCTGCTGGCGTTCGAAGTGCCGTTCGCCACCCTGCTGACCCAGGTGGAAGTGGACGCCAACGACCCGGCCTTCAAGGACCCGAGCAAGTTCATCGGCCCGGTCTACAGCAAGGACGAGGCCGAGCGCCTGGCCAAGGAAAAAGGCTGGGTGGTCAAGGCCGATGGCGACAAGTACCGCCGCGTGGTCGCCAGCCCGAAACCCAAGCGCATCTTCGAGATCCGCCCGATCAAGTGGCTGCTGGAAAAGAGCAGCATCGTGATCTGCGCCGGTGGCGGCGGCATCCCCACCATGTACGACGAAAACCGCAAGCTCAAGGGCATCGAGGCGGTGATCGACAAAGACCTGTGCTCTGCCTTGTTGGCCGAGCAACTGGAAGCCGACCTTCTGATCATCGCCACCGACGTCGATGCGGCCTACATTGATTGGGGCAAGCCGACGCAGAAGGCCATTGCCCAGGCCCACCCCGACGAGCTCGAACGCCTCGGCTTCGCAGCCGGCTCCATGGGGCCGAAAGTGCAAGCGGCCTGCGACTTTGCCCGCCACACCGGCAAGGTGGCGGTGATCAGCTCGCTGGAGAACATCGAGGGCATCGTCAAAGGCGTCGCCGGCACCCGTGTGAGCACCGAAAAGCCGGGGATCAGCTACCGTTGA
- a CDS encoding S-type pyocin domain-containing protein, whose protein sequence is MKIADDAARVVYLESLSALAGMLEQEVVAVRNELGSAQETNIESLQQDIAARSVLLERKTNDLRQQQEQANSYYGSSPFGKSAEYYSSTTFQNIATGRIRVANIQEALNAAYRAAYMVQLREAEIQMLQAQIAALQQALHTAQEQLRAEAEAQARSQAEAEAAARAQAEAEAAASRAQAEAEAASRARVEAEAAALAQAEAQARVKAQKAAERALAEQAIRQANTYKAPLSELAVTPAIVMATAAPPVVEAGVALGTAIRSAVTSLSVASIGAVAGSFVVGTFALLYAPKLGNGELTDNYVLTLPLSDLEVELDAAAQAAAVERGEVNLPVRMAGKREQIGPTELFAARTDGSVISSAVPVLAAEFNAKNGQYIVSTDDVPPRTLIWTPTVEPSNSSTTLPATPPPATALVGPMLEPIEGRLDTYPELPDVGFDDYVIIFPADSGLAPLYVMFKSPRNMPGVVSGKGQLIQGQFLYDGNREGAPIPAQIASKMRGKRYSSFGAFRRRLWQLIGRSPLFESQFDLAELLIMRRGLAAPARKNERVGRRVKFEIHHIRRISEGGAVYDVDNMIIMSPRFHVEAHSEKKLP, encoded by the coding sequence ATGAAAATCGCTGATGATGCAGCGAGGGTCGTTTATCTGGAAAGCTTGTCTGCACTGGCTGGTATGCTCGAGCAGGAAGTCGTTGCTGTACGTAATGAATTGGGTAGCGCTCAGGAAACGAATATTGAGAGCCTTCAGCAAGATATCGCTGCTCGGTCAGTTTTGCTGGAACGTAAAACAAATGATTTAAGGCAGCAACAGGAACAGGCGAATAGCTATTACGGATCGTCGCCATTTGGCAAGAGTGCCGAGTATTATTCCAGCACCACGTTTCAAAATATTGCTACTGGTCGTATAAGAGTTGCGAACATTCAAGAAGCTTTGAACGCTGCGTATCGTGCCGCTTACATGGTGCAGTTGCGAGAAGCCGAAATACAGATGCTTCAAGCGCAAATCGCAGCGCTGCAGCAGGCTCTACACACTGCGCAGGAGCAACTGAGAGCGGAAGCAGAGGCCCAAGCTCGTTCCCAAGCGGAGGCGGAAGCTGCGGCTCGTGCCCAGGCGGAGGCGGAGGCGGCTGCGTCTCGTGCCCAGGCGGAGGCGGAAGCTGCGTCTCGTGCCCGGGTTGAGGCAGAAGCTGCAGCCCTAGCTCAGGCAGAGGCTCAAGCGCGGGTTAAAGCCCAAAAGGCGGCTGAGAGGGCGTTGGCAGAGCAGGCCATCCGCCAAGCCAACACATATAAAGCGCCGCTATCTGAGCTAGCGGTAACGCCTGCCATCGTCATGGCTACGGCAGCGCCTCCAGTGGTAGAGGCTGGCGTAGCACTGGGCACGGCCATTCGCTCCGCCGTCACATCGCTGAGTGTCGCTTCGATCGGAGCGGTGGCTGGGTCTTTTGTGGTGGGTACCTTCGCACTGCTCTACGCCCCCAAACTGGGTAACGGGGAGTTAACCGACAACTATGTCCTGACCTTGCCGCTGAGCGACCTTGAGGTCGAACTGGATGCTGCTGCCCAGGCTGCTGCCGTCGAGCGTGGTGAGGTCAACCTGCCGGTGCGGATGGCAGGCAAGCGCGAGCAGATCGGGCCGACCGAACTGTTCGCCGCACGCACTGATGGCTCTGTCATCTCTTCTGCGGTGCCGGTACTGGCAGCCGAGTTCAACGCGAAGAACGGTCAGTACATCGTCAGCACCGATGACGTACCACCCAGAACGCTGATCTGGACACCCACAGTCGAGCCGTCGAACAGCTCTACAACCTTGCCAGCGACTCCTCCACCTGCAACGGCGTTGGTTGGGCCGATGCTCGAACCGATCGAAGGCCGCCTCGACACTTATCCAGAGTTGCCGGATGTCGGGTTTGACGACTACGTCATCATCTTTCCGGCGGACTCGGGGCTGGCGCCGCTTTATGTGATGTTCAAAAGCCCCAGGAATATGCCAGGGGTGGTGTCAGGTAAAGGTCAACTCATACAGGGACAGTTCTTATATGACGGAAATAGAGAGGGGGCTCCGATTCCTGCTCAGATCGCCAGCAAGATGCGAGGCAAGAGGTACAGTAGCTTTGGTGCATTTCGTCGGCGGCTTTGGCAGTTGATTGGCCGTAGTCCACTGTTTGAAAGTCAGTTTGATCTAGCTGAACTCTTGATTATGCGTCGAGGATTGGCAGCACCTGCGAGGAAGAATGAGCGCGTGGGACGGCGGGTGAAGTTCGAAATCCATCATATAAGACGTATTTCTGAGGGTGGCGCTGTTTATGATGTGGACAACATGATTATAATGTCGCCAAGGTTTCATGTTGAAGCTCATTCGGAGAAGAAATTGCCATGA
- a CDS encoding DUF5064 family protein, producing MAQFQPGHVHIERTALTKNDHSYDLNIEYEAATDPKEGRGIQFRMHGIIEGKKVDEPFFLAKDQVLPSFLMIASRKAQSYLAPHQKFESLGSPHKLYDAMFEDIRQKLDVKSGDPIKPEHLE from the coding sequence ATGGCCCAGTTTCAACCCGGCCACGTCCATATCGAGCGCACTGCGCTGACCAAGAACGACCACAGCTACGACCTCAATATCGAGTACGAGGCGGCGACAGACCCCAAGGAAGGCCGCGGTATCCAGTTCCGCATGCACGGGATCATCGAAGGCAAGAAGGTGGATGAACCGTTCTTCCTGGCCAAGGATCAGGTACTGCCCAGCTTCCTCATGATTGCCTCGCGCAAGGCCCAGTCCTACCTGGCCCCCCACCAGAAGTTCGAGAGCCTGGGCTCGCCGCACAAGCTGTACGACGCCATGTTCGAAGACATTCGCCAGAAGCTGGATGTGAAATCGGGCGACCCGATCAAGCCTGAACACCTCGAGTGA